The Streptomyces sp. NBC_01244 genome contains a region encoding:
- a CDS encoding FAD-dependent oxidoreductase, translated as MTRTVIVGNGRSGRAYAARLAERDGRGPVDLLGAEPGPVLCRSLLASVLSGELPPHLLRLPPLPPPVTEHAGVPVTSVDRVRRVVVRADGRAFPYDRLVLATGSAPSLPPIAGPAGASPPDGVAVLRSAADAARIPAGAVVVLGGGPLAVEAAFALRRAGRAEVALVHRGPWPLDRHLPERAGRALAARLDAAGVEVHLEQRAESYDRAKLTLTDGRVLAADALLPCTGTLPESRLAREAGLPVRTGVLTDPAGRTTDPAVHAIGSCAEPLRPRPGGSLLRLRADGAGLLAFGSLADAEESVVLTDPARHRYAELALRAGRVTGAAVIGLPHAVAAVTGLHDSGDPAPLDLLPLLLGSPAAVPAAGDPLDAVLCHCNDVTGHKLAAAWRRGARDLPALARATRATTGCGGCADEVRALCDVLTTERSDT; from the coding sequence ATGACGCGCACCGTGATCGTGGGCAACGGCCGTTCCGGACGCGCGTACGCCGCCCGGCTCGCGGAGCGGGACGGCCGCGGACCGGTGGACCTGCTGGGCGCCGAGCCCGGACCGGTCCTGTGCCGGTCCCTGCTGGCGTCCGTACTGTCCGGCGAACTCCCCCCGCACCTCCTGCGCCTGCCGCCGCTGCCGCCCCCCGTGACCGAGCACGCCGGGGTCCCGGTGACCTCCGTGGACCGGGTCCGGCGCGTGGTGGTCCGGGCCGACGGGCGGGCGTTCCCCTACGACCGCCTCGTGCTGGCCACCGGCTCGGCGCCGAGCCTGCCGCCGATCGCGGGCCCGGCCGGGGCGTCGCCGCCCGACGGCGTCGCCGTCCTGCGGTCGGCGGCCGACGCGGCCCGGATACCGGCCGGCGCCGTCGTGGTGCTGGGCGGCGGCCCGCTCGCCGTCGAGGCCGCCTTCGCGCTGCGCCGCGCGGGCCGCGCCGAGGTGGCGCTCGTCCACCGCGGGCCGTGGCCCCTCGACCGGCACCTGCCCGAGCGGGCCGGTCGGGCCCTGGCGGCCCGGCTGGACGCCGCCGGGGTCGAAGTCCACCTGGAACAGCGGGCGGAGTCCTACGACCGGGCCAAACTCACCCTCACCGACGGACGGGTGCTGGCCGCCGACGCTCTCCTGCCGTGCACCGGCACCCTCCCGGAGAGCCGGCTGGCCCGCGAGGCCGGCCTCCCCGTGCGCACCGGCGTCCTCACCGACCCCGCGGGCCGCACCACCGACCCCGCCGTCCACGCGATCGGCTCCTGCGCGGAGCCGCTGCGCCCCCGCCCCGGCGGCTCCTTGCTGCGGCTGCGGGCCGACGGTGCGGGACTGCTGGCCTTCGGCAGCCTGGCGGACGCCGAGGAGAGCGTGGTCCTCACCGACCCGGCCCGTCACCGCTACGCCGAACTGGCCCTGCGCGCGGGCCGGGTGACCGGGGCCGCGGTCATCGGCCTCCCGCACGCCGTGGCCGCCGTCACCGGACTGCACGACAGCGGTGACCCCGCACCCCTCGACCTGCTGCCGCTGCTGCTCGGCAGCCCGGCGGCGGTCCCGGCCGCCGGGGACCCGCTGGACGCCGTGCTGTGCCACTGCAACGACGTCACCGGCCACAAGCTGGCCGCCGCCTGGCGCCGGGGCGCCCGGGACCTGCCCGCACTGGCTCGCGCCACCCGCGCCACCACCGGCTGCGGCGGATGCGCGGACGAGGTGCGCGCCCTGTGCGACGTACTCACGACCGAACGGAGCGACACATGA
- a CDS encoding nitrate/nitrite transporter, with translation MRGKAWITEWDPEDEVFWERTGRRVARRNLWLSVLSEHIGFSVWSMWSVLVLFMSPEIGFDFTKAEKFLLVVTPTLVGAVLRLPYSSAVARFGGRNWTVFASGVLLVPCGLAAYFVQRPGTPLWVFLLIGGLAGVGGGNFASSMTNITGFYPLRHQGWALGLNAGGGNLGVAFVQLLGLLVIATAGSTHPSYVAAVYLPLIGCVALLAAVKMDNLATLRTAPGALREAAAHPDTWWISLLYIGTFGSFIGYGFAFGLVLQSQFDSTALEAASATFLGPLLGSLSRPLGGRLADRYGGARVTLWNFLGMTVGTAVLLVASLQGSFALFIAAFTVLFVLTGLGNGSTYKMIPAVHAAEAERAVAAGHDAEAAFTRSRRRSGAVIGIAGAVGALGGVAINLAFRTAYGSWGTGTAAFAVFLGYYGLCMLLVWAVYLRPRPEQGPAEVTRPDRQRSTTRV, from the coding sequence ATGAGAGGCAAGGCCTGGATCACCGAATGGGATCCGGAGGACGAGGTCTTCTGGGAGCGGACCGGCCGCCGGGTCGCGCGCCGCAACCTGTGGCTCTCCGTGCTGTCCGAGCACATCGGCTTCTCCGTGTGGAGCATGTGGTCGGTGCTCGTGCTGTTCATGTCCCCGGAGATCGGCTTCGACTTCACCAAGGCGGAGAAGTTCCTCCTGGTGGTCACGCCCACCCTGGTCGGCGCCGTCCTGCGGCTCCCGTACAGCAGCGCCGTGGCCCGCTTCGGCGGCCGCAACTGGACGGTCTTCGCGTCCGGCGTGCTGCTCGTCCCCTGCGGCCTGGCCGCGTACTTCGTGCAGCGGCCCGGCACCCCGCTGTGGGTGTTCCTGCTGATCGGCGGGCTCGCCGGGGTCGGCGGCGGCAACTTCGCCTCCTCGATGACCAACATCACCGGCTTCTACCCGCTGCGGCACCAGGGCTGGGCGCTGGGCCTCAACGCGGGCGGCGGCAACCTGGGCGTGGCCTTCGTCCAGCTGCTGGGGCTCCTCGTCATCGCCACCGCGGGCAGCACCCACCCCTCGTACGTCGCCGCCGTGTACCTGCCGCTGATCGGCTGTGTCGCGCTGCTGGCCGCGGTGAAGATGGACAACCTGGCCACCCTGCGCACCGCACCCGGCGCCCTGCGCGAGGCGGCCGCCCACCCGGACACCTGGTGGATCTCCCTCCTGTACATCGGGACCTTCGGCTCCTTCATCGGCTACGGCTTCGCCTTCGGGCTGGTCCTGCAGAGCCAGTTCGACTCCACCGCCCTGGAGGCCGCCTCCGCGACCTTCCTGGGCCCCCTGCTCGGCTCGCTGTCGCGGCCCCTGGGCGGCCGGCTCGCCGACCGCTACGGCGGCGCCCGCGTCACCCTGTGGAACTTCCTCGGCATGACGGTCGGCACCGCCGTCCTGCTCGTGGCCTCGCTCCAGGGCTCCTTCGCGCTGTTCATCGCCGCCTTCACGGTGCTGTTCGTGCTCACCGGACTCGGCAACGGCTCCACGTACAAGATGATCCCGGCCGTGCACGCCGCCGAGGCCGAGCGGGCCGTCGCGGCCGGCCACGACGCCGAGGCCGCCTTCACCCGATCCCGTCGGCGCTCCGGCGCGGTCATCGGCATCGCCGGCGCCGTCGGCGCCCTCGGCGGGGTCGCCATCAACCTGGCCTTCCGTACCGCGTACGGCAGTTGGGGCACCGGAACCGCGGCCTTCGCGGTGTTCCTCGGGTACTACGGGCTGTGCATGCTGCTCGTGTGGGCCGTCTACCTGCGGCCGCGCCCCGAGCAGGGCCCCGCCGAAGTGACCCGCCCGGACCGACAGCGGAGCACCACCCGTGTCTGA
- a CDS encoding FAD/NAD(P)-binding protein: MTTSNSHTELCVIGAGPRGLSVLERLLSRERHTPQHASVVIHVVDPAAPGAGAVWRTEQSRHLLMNTVASQITVYTDETSKIDGPIENGPSLYEWAQSLALLADEAAYTAPTLAEARALGPNTYPSRAFYGEYLRDSFERLVENAPAHVTVEVHRAKAVAIADTHGVPGGPQGVRLDDGTRLNDLDGIVLALGHVPSRLTVREERTASLSRIHHLTYVTPGNPADVDLSTVEAGQNVLLRGLGLNFFDHMALFTAGRGGVFEREDGKVVYRPSGQEPKLHAFSRRGVPYHARGENEKGSDGRYFPRLLTPQLIEKLRERSDDGTPVSFSADLWPVISREVESVYYATLLSTRGQDDSVREEFTRRYLAVPIGEDTGDLLAEFGIGDDARWDWDRLSRPYGDRKFTSRTEFHAWLTEYLAADVVAARAGNVSGPLKAALDVMRDLRNEIRLAVDHGGLEGNSHRDDLEGWYTPLNAFLSIGPPASRIEEMIALIEAGVLTITGPGTRVRIDPTTQQYVAESLEVPGEPIRSRALIEARLPEPDIRRTADPLLQHLLNTDQAAPYTIAGSHGTNYETGGLAVTERPYRLIDGRGRAHPRRFAYGVPTESVHWVTAAGIRPGVDSVTLGDSDAIAGAALSLPPVSQVPAGIRPVVSHADFAGVIV; the protein is encoded by the coding sequence CAGCCCCGGGCGCCGGCGCCGTCTGGCGCACCGAGCAGTCCCGCCACCTGCTGATGAACACGGTGGCCTCGCAGATCACCGTCTACACCGACGAGACGTCGAAGATCGACGGCCCGATCGAGAACGGCCCGAGCCTGTACGAGTGGGCCCAGTCGCTGGCCCTGCTGGCCGACGAGGCCGCGTACACCGCGCCGACCCTCGCCGAGGCCCGTGCGCTCGGCCCCAACACCTACCCCTCGCGCGCCTTCTACGGCGAGTACCTGCGCGACTCCTTCGAGCGCCTGGTGGAGAACGCCCCCGCGCACGTCACCGTCGAGGTGCACCGAGCCAAGGCCGTGGCCATCGCCGACACCCACGGCGTCCCCGGCGGCCCCCAGGGCGTCCGCCTCGACGACGGCACCCGCCTCAACGACCTCGACGGCATCGTCCTGGCCCTCGGCCACGTCCCCTCGCGCCTGACCGTCCGCGAGGAGCGCACCGCGAGCCTGTCGCGGATCCACCACCTCACCTACGTCACCCCCGGGAACCCGGCCGACGTCGACCTGAGCACGGTGGAAGCCGGCCAGAACGTGCTGCTGCGCGGTCTCGGCCTCAACTTCTTCGACCACATGGCCCTCTTCACGGCCGGCCGCGGCGGCGTCTTCGAGCGCGAGGACGGCAAGGTCGTCTACCGGCCCTCCGGCCAGGAGCCCAAGCTCCACGCCTTCTCCCGGCGCGGTGTCCCGTACCACGCCCGCGGCGAGAACGAGAAGGGCAGCGACGGCCGTTACTTCCCGCGGCTGCTCACCCCCCAGCTCATCGAGAAGCTGCGCGAGCGGTCCGACGACGGCACCCCGGTCAGCTTCTCCGCCGACCTGTGGCCCGTCATCTCCCGCGAGGTCGAGTCGGTCTACTACGCCACCCTGCTCTCCACCCGCGGCCAGGACGACTCCGTCCGCGAGGAGTTCACCCGCCGCTACCTGGCCGTCCCCATCGGTGAGGACACCGGCGACCTGCTCGCCGAGTTCGGCATCGGGGACGACGCCCGGTGGGACTGGGACCGCCTGTCCCGCCCGTACGGCGACCGGAAGTTCACCAGCCGCACCGAGTTCCACGCCTGGCTCACCGAGTACCTGGCCGCCGACGTCGTCGCCGCCCGCGCCGGCAACGTCAGCGGACCGCTCAAGGCCGCCCTCGACGTCATGCGCGACCTGCGCAACGAGATCCGCCTCGCCGTCGACCACGGCGGTCTGGAGGGCAACTCGCACCGCGACGACCTCGAGGGCTGGTACACCCCGCTCAACGCCTTCCTCTCGATCGGCCCGCCGGCCTCCCGCATCGAGGAGATGATCGCGCTGATCGAGGCCGGGGTGCTCACCATCACCGGCCCCGGCACGCGGGTCCGCATCGACCCGACGACCCAGCAGTACGTCGCCGAGTCCCTCGAGGTGCCGGGCGAGCCCATCCGCTCCCGCGCCCTCATCGAGGCCCGGCTGCCCGAGCCCGACATCCGGCGCACCGCCGACCCGCTGCTCCAGCACCTGCTCAACACCGACCAGGCCGCGCCCTACACGATCGCCGGCAGCCACGGGACGAACTACGAGACCGGCGGCCTCGCGGTCACCGAGCGCCCCTACCGGCTCATCGACGGCCGCGGCCGGGCCCACCCGCGGCGCTTCGCCTACGGGGTGCCCACCGAGTCCGTGCACTGGGTCACCGCGGCCGGCATCCGCCCGGGCGTCGACTCCGTCACCCTCGGCGACTCCGACGCCATCGCCGGCGCCGCGCTGTCCCTGCCCCCGGTCTCCCAGGTGCCCGCGGGCATCCGCCCGGTGGTGTCGCACGCCGACTTCGCCGGGGTGATCGTGTGA
- a CDS encoding class-II fumarase/aspartase family protein, with translation MIRTADCPADAGLLSPVRAGTPVEAAVDDRAWLRAMLDAEAALARAQARLGTLPAEAAEVISDTALTAEFDLRALALAARETANPVVGLVAALTREVASRDPKAAEYVHRGSTSQDIFDTGAMLVADRALRLIRADLARTARALGALALRHRDTPMAGRTLALQAVPTTFGLKAAGWRQLVLDAEARISAVLAEGLPVSLGGAAGTLAGYLEYAEIDDAGRHEGAPGRTGSGAGRTFDRARYLDELVDVFAAETGLARPVLPWHSLRTPLADLAAVLGFTAAALGKIALDVQNLARTETGEVAEPGPAGRGGSSAMPHKRNPVLATLLRSAALQVPVIAAGLTQCLLSEDERSAGAWHAEWLLLREGLRLAGGAAHTAVELAEGLTADPGRMAANLALTDSRIVSERIAARLTPALGRPAARELLTRASRSAAANGLPLAAVLAEAPELAGRIGRERLAELCDPTGYTGAAGDLVDRALATGQGADTR, from the coding sequence GTGATCCGGACGGCCGACTGCCCGGCGGACGCGGGGCTGTTGTCCCCCGTTCGCGCGGGCACGCCCGTCGAAGCCGCCGTGGACGACCGGGCCTGGCTGCGCGCCATGCTCGACGCCGAAGCGGCCCTGGCCCGGGCGCAGGCCCGGCTGGGCACCCTGCCCGCGGAGGCCGCCGAGGTCATCTCGGACACCGCCCTGACGGCGGAGTTCGACCTGCGGGCGCTGGCCCTGGCCGCCCGGGAGACCGCCAACCCGGTGGTCGGCCTGGTCGCGGCGCTGACCCGCGAGGTCGCCTCCCGCGACCCGAAGGCCGCCGAGTACGTCCACCGCGGCTCCACCAGCCAGGACATCTTCGACACCGGCGCCATGCTCGTCGCCGACCGTGCCCTGCGGCTGATCCGCGCCGACCTGGCCCGCACCGCGCGGGCCCTCGGTGCCCTGGCCCTGCGCCACCGGGACACCCCGATGGCCGGCCGGACCCTGGCCCTCCAGGCCGTGCCCACCACCTTCGGGCTCAAGGCGGCCGGCTGGCGCCAGCTGGTGCTCGACGCCGAGGCCCGGATCTCCGCCGTCCTCGCCGAGGGACTGCCCGTCTCCCTCGGCGGGGCGGCGGGCACCCTCGCCGGATACCTGGAGTACGCCGAGATCGACGACGCGGGACGGCACGAAGGGGCCCCGGGCCGTACCGGTTCCGGCGCCGGCCGCACCTTCGACCGGGCCCGGTACCTCGACGAACTCGTCGACGTCTTCGCCGCGGAGACGGGCCTGGCCCGGCCCGTCCTGCCCTGGCACAGCCTGCGCACCCCGCTCGCCGACCTCGCCGCCGTGCTCGGCTTCACCGCCGCCGCGCTCGGCAAGATCGCCCTCGACGTGCAGAACCTGGCCCGCACCGAGACCGGCGAGGTCGCCGAGCCCGGCCCGGCCGGCCGCGGCGGCTCCTCCGCGATGCCCCACAAGCGCAACCCGGTGCTCGCCACCCTGCTGCGCAGCGCCGCTCTCCAGGTGCCCGTCATCGCCGCGGGCCTCACCCAGTGCCTGCTGAGCGAGGACGAGCGCTCCGCCGGAGCCTGGCACGCCGAGTGGCTGCTGCTCCGTGAAGGCCTGCGGCTCGCGGGCGGCGCCGCGCACACGGCCGTCGAGCTCGCCGAGGGCCTGACCGCCGACCCCGGCCGGATGGCCGCCAACCTGGCCCTGACCGACAGCCGGATCGTCTCCGAGCGGATCGCCGCCCGGCTCACCCCGGCGCTCGGCAGGCCGGCCGCCAGGGAACTGCTGACCCGGGCCTCCCGGTCCGCGGCGGCCAACGGCCTTCCGCTGGCCGCCGTCCTCGCCGAGGCCCCCGAGCTCGCGGGCCGGATCGGACGCGAGCGCCTCGCCGAGCTGTGTGACCCCACGGGCTACACCGGCGCCGCCGGCGACCTCGTCGACCGCGCCCTGGCCACCGGACAAGGAGCGGACACCCGATGA
- a CDS encoding molybdopterin oxidoreductase family protein encodes MSETAPGETATHCPYCALQCGTLLTGTGPGTGQEGAAATAAPATAGIPALAVRPDPDFPVNRGGLCQKGWTAPELLGVPDRLRTPLVHGRPASWDEALDVVAAGLRRVQERHGKDAAAVFGSGSLTNEKAYLLGKFARVALGTSQIDYNGRFCMSSAAAAGNAAFGIDRGLPFPVTDLGSADVVLIAGGNPAETMPPLMRHLEHPRLIVIDPRRTRTAARAALHLQPAPGTDLALALGLLHVVVAEGLTDTAYVGQRTRGFDAAWSRALSWWPERTERVTGVPAALLREAARMLAGADRAYVLTGRGAEQHSKGTDTVAAFVNLALALGLPGREGSGYGCLTGQGNGQGGRELGQKADQLPGYRSIADPADRAHVAAVWGVDPASLPGPGRSAVELFGALGQDVHALLVFGSNPVVSAPDAARVRRQLSALDLLVVSDFVPSETAALADVVLPVAQWAEEEGTMTSLEGRVLRRRRALTPPPGVRTDLEVLSALAGRLGFDESAFPASPPAVFEELRAATRGGRADYSGISYARLETGEALYWPCPEGSTGTPRLFLDRFAHPDGRAVFAPVDHRDAAELRSDLYPLLATTGRVLAQYQSGAQTRRIPALVEASGAECFVEVHPDTAERAGLADGDRARVRSARGSTEAVVRYEGSLRPDTVFLPFHFGDGGSANLLTNPALDPVSRMPEFKVCAVRLEAVAAR; translated from the coding sequence GTGTCTGAGACGGCACCGGGGGAGACCGCCACGCACTGCCCGTACTGCGCCCTGCAGTGCGGGACATTGCTGACCGGGACCGGCCCCGGCACCGGGCAGGAAGGGGCGGCCGCCACGGCCGCCCCGGCCACGGCCGGCATCCCGGCCCTGGCCGTCCGCCCCGACCCCGACTTCCCCGTCAACCGGGGCGGGCTGTGCCAGAAGGGCTGGACCGCACCCGAGCTGCTCGGCGTGCCGGACCGGCTGCGCACCCCCCTCGTGCACGGCCGCCCGGCGAGCTGGGACGAGGCGCTGGACGTGGTGGCCGCCGGGCTGCGCCGGGTACAGGAGCGGCACGGCAAGGACGCCGCCGCCGTCTTCGGCAGCGGCTCGCTGACCAACGAGAAGGCGTACCTCCTGGGCAAGTTCGCCCGGGTCGCCCTCGGCACCAGCCAGATCGACTACAACGGCCGCTTCTGCATGTCCTCGGCGGCCGCCGCCGGCAACGCCGCCTTCGGGATCGACCGGGGCCTGCCCTTTCCCGTCACCGACCTCGGCTCCGCCGACGTCGTGCTCATCGCGGGCGGCAACCCGGCCGAGACCATGCCCCCGCTCATGCGGCACCTGGAACACCCCCGGCTGATCGTCATCGACCCGCGCCGCACCCGGACCGCCGCGCGGGCCGCCCTGCACCTCCAGCCGGCCCCCGGCACCGACCTCGCGCTCGCCCTGGGCCTGCTGCACGTCGTCGTCGCGGAGGGCCTCACCGACACCGCGTACGTCGGGCAGCGCACCCGCGGCTTCGACGCCGCGTGGAGCCGGGCCCTGTCCTGGTGGCCCGAGCGCACCGAACGGGTCACCGGTGTGCCCGCCGCCCTGCTGCGCGAGGCCGCGCGGATGCTCGCCGGCGCGGACCGCGCGTACGTGCTGACCGGCCGCGGCGCCGAGCAGCACAGCAAGGGCACGGACACCGTGGCCGCCTTCGTCAACCTCGCCCTCGCCCTGGGCCTGCCCGGACGCGAGGGAAGCGGCTACGGCTGCCTCACCGGGCAGGGCAACGGCCAGGGCGGCCGCGAACTCGGCCAGAAGGCCGACCAGCTGCCCGGTTACCGCAGCATCGCGGACCCCGCCGACCGGGCCCACGTCGCCGCGGTCTGGGGCGTCGACCCGGCCTCGCTGCCCGGCCCGGGCCGCAGCGCCGTCGAACTGTTCGGCGCGCTCGGCCAGGACGTCCACGCCCTGCTCGTCTTCGGCTCGAACCCGGTCGTCTCGGCCCCCGACGCGGCCCGGGTGCGGCGACAGCTCTCCGCCCTCGACCTGCTGGTCGTCTCGGACTTCGTGCCCTCCGAGACGGCGGCGCTGGCGGACGTGGTGCTGCCGGTGGCCCAGTGGGCCGAGGAGGAGGGCACCATGACCAGCCTGGAGGGCAGGGTGCTGCGCCGGCGCCGCGCCCTGACCCCGCCGCCGGGAGTCCGCACCGACCTGGAGGTGCTGTCCGCGCTGGCCGGCCGGCTCGGCTTCGACGAGAGCGCCTTCCCCGCCTCCCCGCCGGCCGTCTTCGAGGAGCTGCGCGCCGCCACCCGCGGCGGCCGCGCCGACTACTCCGGGATCAGCTACGCGCGCCTGGAGACGGGCGAGGCCCTGTACTGGCCCTGCCCCGAGGGCTCGACGGGCACCCCGCGGCTCTTCCTCGACCGCTTCGCCCACCCGGACGGCCGGGCCGTCTTCGCGCCGGTGGACCACCGGGACGCCGCCGAACTCCGCAGCGACCTCTACCCGCTGCTCGCGACGACCGGCCGGGTGCTGGCCCAGTACCAGTCCGGCGCGCAGACCCGCCGGATACCGGCCCTGGTCGAGGCCTCCGGCGCCGAGTGCTTCGTCGAGGTCCACCCCGACACGGCGGAGCGCGCCGGGCTCGCGGACGGCGACCGCGCCCGGGTCCGCTCGGCCCGCGGCAGCACCGAGGCCGTGGTCCGCTACGAGGGCTCCCTGCGCCCGGACACCGTCTTCCTCCCCTTCCACTTCGGGGACGGGGGCAGCGCCAACCTGCTGACCAACCCCGCCCTGGACCCCGTCTCGCGGATGCCCGAGTTCAAGGTGTGCGCGGTGCGGCTGGAGGCGGTGGCCGCCCGATGA